A genomic region of Miscanthus floridulus cultivar M001 chromosome 3, ASM1932011v1, whole genome shotgun sequence contains the following coding sequences:
- the LOC136546820 gene encoding G-type lectin S-receptor-like serine/threonine-protein kinase At2g19130 encodes MELWSYGLVHFLFFHASPSMEAVKRVCSLSRPPLATFFFLAVAAFAARDTILPGEGIYGNETLVSRNGVFELGFFSPGTDLYHFLGVRIRNMPRNAGTPKFWFGHRVYISDLSSAALQLFGDRLYITEAGAYLWWSSAAGDDSDGDGPAPAPASAVAVLLDSGNLVVRDQANSSRVLWQSFDYPGDALLPGARLGLDGDTRNNVSLTYTNTNWFSASASASTSSLSVDQRRRNGFVLATDGWDVLRGTFPEWMVSSQDNGSSLLLLKNRPVAGMAEHLQLHLGQVSLRSWSSSAGCWVARWTFPSDCKSSAFFCGRFGACTSNGTCGCVHGFEPSKPSEWQRGYFVDGCSRSLPLRCTADDGLTVEHDDSFVLLDNLRGHPCNSQNDTAEGDEGCRQACLSKCYCVAYAYDDDSGCKLWYNYLYNVSFAATPPYSKVYIRLGSKLMVQKRPKTIRIVSMVVGLAATACVILILALLWRYRNRRALFATCRNFQEVEGSLAVYTYAQVRRATRNFSDKLGEGGFGCVFRGTMPGPTVVAVKRLKGLGQAAKQFRAEVQTLGVIRHTNVVPLLGFCVKGNTRLLVYQYMDNGSLAAHLFLENNPCLLNWDLRYRIAHGIAKGLAYLHEECEDCIIHCDIKPENILLDAEFRVKIADFGMAKLLGREFSSALTTIRGTMGYLAPEWVSGQPITKKADVYSFGIVLLEIISGRRTTKRLKFGSHRYFPLYAAAQLSEGNVLCLLDRRLEGNANVEELDVICRVACWCIQDEENDRPSMAQVVRMLEGVLDTEIPPVPSSFMNLIEGDNSSTCSEEG; translated from the coding sequence ATGGAGTTATGGTCTTATGGACTCGTGCACTTTCTCTTCTTCCATGCTAGTCCGTCAATGGAGGCAGTGAAGCGCGTCTGCTCGCTGTCCCGGccaccgctggccaccttcttcttcctcgccgTGGCTGCCTTCGCGGCCAGAGACACCATCCTCCCCGGCGAGGGCATCTATGGGAACGAGACGCTGGTGTCCCGGAACGGCGTGTTCGAGCTGGGGTTCTTCTCGCCGGGGACGGATTTATACCACTTCCTGGGCGTCCGGATCAGGAACATGCCGAGGAACGCGGGCACCCCGAAGTTCTGGTTCGGCCACCGGGTCTACATCTCCGACCTTTCCAGCGCGGCGCTGCAGCTCTTCGGCGACCGCCTGTACATCACGGAGGCCGGGGCCTACCTCTGGTGGTCAAGCGCGGCGGGCGacgacagcgacggcgacggccCCGCGCCGGCACCCGCATCCGCCGTCGCGGTCCTCCTCGACAGCGGCAACCTCGTGGTGAGGGACCAGGCCAACTCGTCGCGGGTCCTGTGGCAGAGCTTCGACTACCCCGGCGACGCGCTGCTCCCCGGCGCGAGGCTCGGGCTCGACGGGGACACCAGGAACAACGTCTCGCTGACGTACACCAACACGAACTGGTTCAGCGCCTCAGCGTCAGCGTCGACCAGCAGCCTCAGCGTCGACCAGCGCAGGAGGAACGGGTTCGTGCTCGCCACCGACGGTTGGGACGTCCTCCGGGGAACCTTCCCGGAGTGGATGGTGTCTTCTCAAGATAACGGCAGTTCACTGTTGCTGCTCAAAAATCGTCCGGTCGCAGGCATGGCGGAGCACTTGCAGCTCCATCTGGGGCAAGTGAGCCTACGGAGCTGGTCGAGTTCTGCTGGCTGCTGGGTGGCCCGCTGGACCTTCCCATCCGACTGCAAATCCAGCGCCTTCTTCTGCGGCCGTTTCGGCGCCTGCACGAGCAACGGCACGTGTGGCTGCGTCCACGGATTCGAGCCTTCGAAACCATCAGAGTGGCAGCGTGGATACTTTGTGGACGGATGCTCGAGGTCTCTTCCACTGAGGTGCACGGCAGATGATGGCCTGACGGTGGAACACGATGACTCGTTTGTGCTGCTAGACAACCTGCGAGGGCACCCTTGCAACTCGCAGAACGACACGGCAGAGGGTGACGAAGGCTGCAGACAAGCCTGTCTGAGCAAATGCTACTGCGTCGCATACGCGTATGACGACGACTCTGGATGCAAGCTATGGTACAACTACCTGTACAACGTGAGTTTCGCTGCTACACCTCCGTACAGCAAGGTTTATATTCGTTTGGGTTCGAAGCTCATGGTTCAAAAACGTCCGAAAACGATCAGAATTGTATCCATGGTTGTCGGATTGGCAGCAACAGCCTGTGTGATATTGATACTAGCGCTTCTGTGGAGATACAGGAACAGGAGAGCTTTGTTTGCTACCTGCAGAAATTTCCAAGAGGTGGAAGGCTCTCTTGCTGTCTACACATATGCACAGGTCAGGAGAGCTACAAGGAATTTCTCCGACAAGCTCGGCGAGGGAGGTTTCGGCTGTGTTTTCAGGGGAACGATGCCGGGACCAACCGTCGTCGCCGTGAAGCGTCTCAAAGGGCTCGGGCAAGCAGCCAAGCAGTTCAGAGCAGAAGTGCAGACGCTCGGAGTGATTCGGCACACTAACGTCGTCCCTCTCTTGGGATTCTGCGTCAAAGGGAACACGAGGCTGCTTGTGTACCAGTACATGGACAATGGCTCCTTGGCTGCACACCTCTTCTTGGAAAACAATCCCTGTCTACTGAACTGGGATCTTCGTTACCGGATTGCGCATGGCATCGCCAAGGGCCTAGCCTATCTTCACGAAGAATGCGAAGACTGCATCATACACTGCGATATCAAGCCAGAAAACATACTTCTCGACGCGGAATTCCGCGTGAAGATCGCGGACTTCGGCATGGCAAAGCTTCTTGGCCGGGAGTTCAGCTCTGCACTGACCACGATCCGAGGAACCATGGGCTATCTTGCGCCGGAGTGGGTGTCCGGACAGCCTATCACCAAAAAGGCAGATGTCTATAGCTTTGGCATCGTGCTTCTGGAGATAATCTCTGGGAGAAGGACTACCAAGAGACTGAAATTTGGGAGTCATCGGTATTTCCCTCTTTATGCTGCTGCCCAGTTGAGTGAAGGAAACGTGCTGTGCTTGCTGGATCGTAGGCTGGAAGGAAATGCCAACGTCGAGGAGCTTGATGTCATCTGTAGAGTTGCCTGTTGGTGCATCCAGGACGAGGAGAACGACAGGCCATCGATGGCCCAAGTTGTTCGTATGCTGGAAGGTGTTTTAGACACTGAAATTCCTCCAGTTCCGTCTTCCTTCATGAACCTTATTGAGGGCGACAACAGCAGTACATGTTCGGAAGAAGGCTAG